Proteins co-encoded in one Lynx canadensis isolate LIC74 chromosome C1, mLynCan4.pri.v2, whole genome shotgun sequence genomic window:
- the KCNA10 gene encoding potassium voltage-gated channel subfamily A member 10, giving the protein MDVCGWKEMEVALVNFDNADEIQEEPGYATDFDPTSPKGRPGSSPFSNWRILIGDSTNHETAFSKLAGGYVDSPGPEPVVLNEGNQRVIINIAGLRFETQLRTLSQFPDTLLGDRDKRMQFFDSMRNEYFFDRNRPSFDGILYYYQSGGKIRRPANVPIDVFADEISFYELGNEAMDQFREDEGFIKDPETLLPTDDFHRQFWLLFEYPESSSAARGVAVVSVLVVVISITIFCLETLPEFREERELKVVRDPSLNASKAILSHTMFTDPFFMVESTCIVWFTFELVLRFVVCPSKTDFFRNIMNIIDIVSIIPYFATLITELVQETEPSTQQNMSLAILRIIRLVRVFRIFKLSRHSKGLQILGQTLKASMRELGLLIFFLFIGVILFSSAVYFAEVDEPESHFSSIPDGFWWAVVTMTTVGYGDMCPTTPGGKIVGTLCAIAGVLTIALPVPVIVSNFNYFYHRETENEEKQNIPGEIDKILNSAGSRMGSTDSLSKTSGGCSTERSRK; this is encoded by the coding sequence ATGGATGTGTGTGGCTGGAAAGAAATGGAGGTTGCTCTGGTCAATTTTGATAACGCAGACGAAATCCAGGAAGAGCCAGGCTACGCCACAGACTTTGACCCAACCAGCCCAAAAGGCCGGCCAGGGAGCAGCCCCTTCTCCAACTGGAGGATCCTCATCGGTGACAGCACCAACCATGAGACAGCCTTCTCCAAGCTCGCAGGCGGCTATGTCGATTCCCCAGGGCCTGAGCCAGTGGTCTTGAATGAAGGAAACCAACGGGTGATCATCAACATTGCTGGGCTGAGGTTCGAGACCCAGCTCAGAACCCTCAGTCAGTTCCCAGACACCCTCCTGGGAGACCGGGACAAAAGGATGCAGTTCTTTGACTCCATGAGAAACGAGTATTTCTTTGACAGGAACAGGCCCAGTTTTGATGGCATCCTGTATTATTACCAATCAGGTGGGAAAATCCGGCGCCCCGCCAACGTCCCCATCGACGTCTTTGCCGATGAGATCTCCTTCTATGAGCTGGGTAACGAGGCCATGGACCAGTTCCGGGAGGATGAGGGCTTCATCAAAGACCCTGAAACACTGCTTCCCACCGATGACTTCCACCGGCAGTTCTGGCTTCTCTTCGAGTACCCTGAGAGCTCCAGCGCTGCCCGGGGGGTGGCCGTGGTCTCTGTGCTGGTTGTGGTCATCTCCATCACCATCTTCTGCCTGGAAACGCTGCCGGAGTTCCGGGAGGAGAGGGAGCTGAAGGTGGTGAGAGACCCCAGCCTCAACGCGAGCAAGGCGATCCTCTCCCACACCATGTTCACTGACCCTTTCTTCATGGTAGAGTCCACCTGCATCGTGTGGTTCACCTTTGAACTGGTGCTCCGGTTCGTGGTCTGCCCCAGCAAGACCGACTTCTTCAGGAACATCATGAACATCATCGATATCGTCTCCATCATCCCCTACTTTGCAACCCTCATCACGGAGCTGGTCCAGGAGACAGAGCCCAGCACCCAGCAGAACATGTCCCTGGCCATCCTGAGGATCATCCGGCTGGTGCGCGTCTTCCGCATCTTCAAGCTCTCCCGGCACTCCAAGGGGCTGCAGATCCTGGGCCAGACGCTGAAGGCTTCCATGCGGGAGCTGGGCTTGCTCATCTTTTTCCTCTTCATCGGGGTCATCCTTTTCTCCAGCGCGGTCTACTTTGCCGAGGTGGATGAGCCAGAGTCCCATTTCTCCAGCATTCCTGATGGCTTCTGGTGGGCAGTGGTCACCATGACAACTGTGGGCTATGGTGACATGTGCCCAACCACCCCCGGGGGAAAGATTGTGGGCACTCTGTGCGCCATCGCTGGGGTCCTCACCATTGCCCTCCCTGTGCCTGTCATCGTCTCCAACTTTAACTACTTCTACCATCGGGAGACTGAGAATGAGGAGAAGCAGAACATCCCAGGTGAAATCGACAAAATCCTCAACAGTGCGGGCTCAAGAATGGGCAGCACAGACTCTCTTAGTAAGACCAGTGGTGGCTGCTCCACGGAGAGGTCCaggaagtga